TGCCAAATATTGCATACATAATCATCAAATATCGTATATGACTGATATATAGAGACActtattttgggcatctattttgagtttaattttaaataataaaaaatttcgatgaattttaataaaattaatatacatatatacaatttaaagacaacataacaattaaaaaataaatgaaaaattaaaaaatgttttggaattaaaatttcaacgaaaaaaacatgaatattaaatacaaagacaaaaaatatgaatataaaaatataataccaattcaaatttattaaaactcaacatggagcatatttctacagattactttttgagatttgtgcgacgatcggtaacaattatattgtatttactaaaatacctttcagcatccacacttttGTCTACTATTTTCAGTAGTAGACAAAGGCAGTTGCTTaatttcgacaggaaaaataccgtctatggtaaactgcaagctctgttttatcccctcaatttcttcacataataaatgggcaaagggataggaagacccttctaaattgtctattaattttataaattttatgcaaatttcacttttgtttgttattttagcatctattcgcatattttacgaatttagcatctattccgaattttagcattaatagcaaaatgcccaaaatacgtgtctctactgatatattatttaataaatataatttatttacgtaGAATGTATTCTACATTATTCTTCATCCATAGTAAGgggatagtatgtatgtacttcaaacCCTGATTAGAATCCTCGTTCATGTGTAATTTAGAATTTAATTGTTTGTAGATATGAAAGCTACTGTATAAGTAAGATAGCTCGTCATTAGAGAAGTACATATTTTGttgttaaattaattgaattaaccTTTAGCTATTATAACTAGGGGGTTAAAAGCAactgtttgtttttatattgcaaGGTCATTTTCATCTAAACATGCGTGGGTGTAGCAAAGATGTCTCTGCGTTCATCgtgcacatacaaatatattacacaacatatacatatgtatataatatggctGATCTCGTGTGTCATTCAACAAATTGTTAAATAACGTATTGCCCACTCGTACCTCTTGTAGGCGTCCGGTGTTCATTCATCTTCCATTATTATACCTCTGCACGAGATAAAGCCTTTattctacatttttttgttgtacttttatataatttactacGATTGGGTGCTTCGTTATTTTTAAACCATTGTCACGCACAAGGTCTCGCCACCAATGATTTCAGCGAGCCGCTAATTGTTGACATggctttgaaaattttaaaaatctaaaatcacAGTGACCTTTCGATGGACTTAAATAATTGTACTATTTAGGTTGTGGGTACCTAAAAGGCATAGTACCTTTTGGCGGTGGAATTTCCGCTTAAGATGACcgtgaaaatgtacatattacgaTGTGAATTTCCATAAACTGGCTATTTTCAGTATATATCaaattatctatgcatttaaaatttaaattttacaaggaaattttatattttttcgcttaaaaatatgtataattattacgtTCCACTTCATAATTATTTTAGAGTGCATACcagatttttatgtaaaaatttgaacaaattgTATCTTTctaatacatatctacatgtaCTTGTTTAATCAACATTACACACGTAGACGTTTATAAATAGAGTGTAAATTTATTCTTTGTGGCTTAAATAGATACTTTATCTCAAGCCTTATCATGGGGTTTGGTGATTGTCATTAAATCAATAGAGATAATCTTTTAAAAACAACTAACTATTTGAGAgaatttcactttatttttgtataaccgagcaaagtatttttaaattttgatttaatcttGATATTTTGAATAGATTAATACAAAATGTCTCATCTATATAATACTCTGCTAACATACTTTTTTTACTGCGGTCATACTTGGTCAGCCAAGTgtatttattcacaaaaaaagtCGAGGTTACTTACTTCCGCGCCGgtaataacaatattaagaACAGTTAATTGTTGTGCTTCAGACATATGCGCCAACTATTCGCCGTTTTAAAAATCTTCGTGTGTCTGTTAAAACAGAAATTTAAACTCTTTGATACTCTGAATTCAGGTTTATAGCAAACTCAAGGTTCAAACTTCTCCGAAACCTGTTCCATTGTTGGGACAGTTGTGCAAGTATTGGAATCACACAAGAGGGCCACCCCAAAAATGGATGTGGCCTTTTTTGTTATATTCTTCTCGTTTTAAACCTCATCTTATTGGATGTCGATAAATGTTCATGTTGAAACttacttgcaaaaatatacatatcaagTCGTTTCATAAGAATTTTCATTGAATcaaaaatgtttgtatataaaaggTACATATACTTGATACTTCGGGGGTTCTAATCAAAACTTTTTTTGGGTTTAATCATTTGCAATCTACTTGACTTTAATGTAACAGATAGTGTTTTTATCGGCCTAAATACTTTTCAAAAATGTACACTTTTTATCTGGTATGATTCATTCGTACATGGTATTTCTTCAATCGGCGCACAATTCGCATACATGGCCTTGGTGGTTTTTTACTTCTGACGGCATCTGGTAGACTGGTGGGGTCTCATCAGCACCGGCACTCAGTTTAGTATCGCCGGTTCGTTGTTGCGGTCGTTGGCGTTTGATTAACCAGTTCTATTCGCCTAGAGGGGACAAATCGGACATAAGATCAAGATGAGCGATCGGTATATACTTTTCAACTATGACTATTACTTTGctgaaaaatgtttgttttattcacagAAAGAAATCTTTCgtatgtaaattgaaattttcagatgtatacatatgtatgtacttgatttgaTTCAAGTTTACCGCTAGATTATTATCCACACACGTATtccatatactcgtataaaagtttgtatatattattttgtgtaATCTTTGGAACGAATCGCTTTGAAAGTAGATCGTCGTATGTATTCTAATCATTGCTTTTTtcacaaatcaatatacactcgtgattgcagatcgctccaatgcgacgagtgtacgataacggtcagaaatacaataatacatatacaatcagaatacatagcatataacaattaatcagtacagaaataataatcatagagacatctatggattatttttttagatttttgtgtacaatttttatacatataataaacactaaattatagagatatctatagatttcagattactgtgcataatttttacaaactatacacacagattttgtgacaacaggaaatgatctaataccaattatcaggaaccgtttcaacaatgatcagataaaattggcaaactctgatagagaaacgatcgatttggagtcacaaaacccccaaacctaaccagcagtttgacgaggactcgaaccttcgacctcagtggtgctaaatatatacgctaccattaagccaaactgctggctagcTAATGAATTATCTAACTTGAGTatttcgaatttatttatttttaatttataccaggaaggcataacaggtaaccccaatgcgccatcctggccagaaacattgtacattagatacaagtattattatacaaagtaaatacatatgtatcaattacatccatagagacatcaattaacatccacagagatatttatggttgaatttgtaaattagcagcattttatacaattcagcgaaatccgAGATTggtgaaaattcgagatttgcgagaaaatagataaggttgccaatttgtaggaaccgcttcaatgaaaatcagttaaattgacaaactctgataggaaacgatcgacctggagtcataaatccaaggtctgaccaacagaaaccagtgggatatgaacccgtgaccatatacatatatgctaatcactagtctattctgccgCACATACGAATATAACTTTCAATGCAAGAGATTAACAATCAAGTAGGGCAGAAGGTGTGTCACTGTTGATAATACTGTGAAAGCCGGTCGTTATACTTTCTCGCTCATTGAAACGTGAATTTGAACTTttgttgcattttattttacttttcattTTAGTGAATGGCATAACGTGCATCACACACTGACAATAATGTATGTTTTTTTCCTGAAATGAGATCATGTTGTGTGACAAATGTCTCTCGGCTATAATAGAATCGCGTGTTTTCAATGTCTTAAATAAACACGAGAAGGACTGAATTTCATACTACAATTCGGAACACGCTAATTCAATCATTCAAAACATGTATTTAGTCTAAGAACTGTATCTGATTTatagtgttgaattatttttattttgttctagCACACATACGTGTCAGTATAATGATGACGATGGAACAGTCAGGATGTTTTTGCGGGGGAGACCCATCGTCTTGCATGCTCCCTCAGCTGTTTTGGATACCTACGACCTGAACAAAGTTGCTCCACCACCCCACACCAAGCTCAAGCTCGATTGGGTCTACGGCTATAGGTGCTTATTCATTCAATTTTATCCGAATCCAAAACTCATTCCCATGAAATGCAATCAAAATACACATTGGAAATCCATTGTAAAACCATTTCAATTATCGTTGTTCAATGAACCTGTCGTATTAGTACCATATAGGCGATTACTTACATAATGGTTGTAATCGAGTTGTGGGCGGGTACGCTGATGATAATTTACCGTCTGATCGTCAAATGGGaacttaattgtttaattttctttaaatagtGTTACTTATTACATTGAagtggtatttatttttattttttttattttcagaggAAAGGATTGCAGAAGTAATCTGTATCTTCTTCCGACGGGAGAGATGGTTTATTTCGTAGCGTCGGTTGTAGTTTTATTCAACGTAGATGAACAATGTCAACGACATTACATAGGACATACAGATGATGTGAAATGTCTGGCAATCCATCCGAACAAACTCGTCGTGGCAACCGGTCAATGTGCCGGTCACGATAGAGTAGATGCAagggtactattttttttttttttacctcacagtataaattattcaattttaatcatttattaattgatttcgtTTTAATTTCAGCCCCATATTCGAATTTGGAATTCAGTATCATTAGCAACACTCGCGGTTATCGGTGCGAGTGAAATGGAAAGGGGTGTTTGTTGTATATCGTTCTCTCGTGCCGACGGAGGAACGTTGTTATGTGCCGTAGATCAAGGAAATGAACACAATATATCCGTTTGGGATTGGCAGAGGGGAGAAAGAGGAAGCAAAATCACTGAAACTAAGGTTAATATTGTACCAAttgaataattatatacatatttatttagtcTTGATGTAatgattgattattttatagtgTTCTGTTGACACCGTTGTGGCTGCTGAGTTCCATCCTCTCGATAGGAATCAAATTGTGACCTGTGGCAAAAATCATATTGCATTTTGGACACTTGATCAAGGGGGTACTCTGTATAAGCGAATGGGAATTTTCGAAAATAGAGATAAGCCTAAATATGTGACATGTCTTGCTTTCAGTCCCGATGGTAAAATCATACTTAACATTGTAttgtttaaaaaacaaaattatatattaacattTTACGTTGTTTTGTTTAATTCTAGGCGATGTTATATCGGGTGATTCCAATGGAAATATTATTGTATGGGGTAGGGGTACAAATACCATTATTAAATTCATCAGAGGCGTCCACGAAGGCAGTATTTTCTCAATCTGCATCTTGAAAGATGGATCTGCTCTATCTGGTGGAGGAAAAGATGGTAGATTGATTCAATTAGATGGTGACTTAGCTCCTACCGGAATCGAATGCGCAGTATGTTTTATAATCCAAACATTAttcttttgtattaaatttttactttatctacatatgtacgtaataacaatagatgaagttttgtgatcatgcgaaaattcaaactcgagattttgactgattcaaactcagaatggatcactgatcacgttttcatgatctagaaaaaatttgtgtgtgtctgtattttttgggaattttttgaacaccgttagtcctatcgaactgaaactttttcgaccccttaaacatgtgtgctctttacgatacatttcaattataatctttgtatcaatgtgatgaaaataataaaaaaatcgttaaatttaataaaccggaagtgggattttttcctcttagaaaagttaaaaatgttgttactacacgattttttccacacccttgaacatatcaagctgaaaatttaaatttgtattctttatgttaaATTAACTTAGTGTTGATAaggttttagtcagaattcataagccggaagtagtattttttttttaaaacaatatttaattattttattttgaccctttaaattatttttattttcttgatatttaatgtatataatatttatagtaattttaagtaataaaaaaaaatttgaacaaaatccgataaccggaagtaaaacttttgtcttgtgaaaGTTTCCCCTTCGTTTGGactcaatttgaattttaattgctctcatagccggtatgtgtgaacgtgtatgtatgtttaattatcgaattttgttttataacctacttatattcctcaaatagaTAGAtcaagtcgtgggttggtcgcatctgaattttttaatcaggtcttatttatttttttagattgaaGGACATTTTGGTGGAGTGCGGGTTTTAGCCGAAGGACGTGGCTCACAAGTACTTGTTGGCACTACTAAAAATTGTATCCTCCAAGGAGATTTCTCACTTACTTTTTCGCCAGTAGTTTTAGGTGTGAAAATTTATAAGTAAAATTGAAGAATTATACCTATGCATATTAGAGACAATTTTGTAATCAAAAATTAATGTAATCAAACAGGTCATTTGGACGAGCTTTGGGGACTAGCGTGTCATCCGAATTTAGCTCAATTTGTCACTGCAGGCTGGGACTGTTTGTTGCAAATGTGGGACGCTCTCTCTCATTCGACCGTATGGAGCAAAGATATTGGGGTAAGCATTTgtggaattaaaattttcgacCGTTTTAATCAACgcgttttaaatgaaattaaagtgagcgttttttatatacttcattgatacatatttgtatgaaattacagGATAGAGCTCAAAGCTGTGCATTTTCTCGAGACGGCTCTGCTGTAGTTGTTGGATGTTTGACCGGTAAATGGATGGTGTTTGATTCCGTAACTAGGGAATTAGTGGCACAAAATACAGAcgggtaaatattttttttataatatatacattcttattttgataatttaacatattatgtattttttttttatataaaattagagCTGAACCTATACAATGCATTAAATTTTCTCCTGATGGCCGCCTAGTCGCTTTTGGTTCACGCGATaacttcatttatatatatcaaGTTGACGAAGATTGCAGAAAATACAGCCGTCTTGGCAAATGCTTGGTAAGATTGTtggatcaaaatatttttattaaatatagatTTCAACAATATGTGTGACTTTAAAAAATGAACGTTTTATATTCTGCTTCCGAAAAAAGGCAAGTGAACGGAAAAAGAAAtcggtaaaaatataaatatgtactatttatagcACATTCATTTATTGAATTGTATTCATTGGCACTGATTATATTTATTAGAAATTGATTTAACAAAAGTATAGTGCatgttttaattttcttataatGGCAattattgcaaatatatacatacgtattttattatatgtacatatattgcatatacatacatacagtggcgtaGTGAGGGTAAATGACGCCCGCGGCAAGCTACTTATATTTTCTATGCACCCGCCCCCCCTTGACTTCTCCTTTTGCCATATTTGTCGACTCATAGTATTTTCAAGCGAATAATAAGTATCTTAAATGCAACTTCCGCTTTCAAAATTTAGAAATACTGCATATTTAACAGACGGTATACAGAGAAGTCATAAGCTTTAATGTTTGGTTggggctatttgcaggtactatatctgcgacaggcgcaaagccttctgcgcatgcgcgtgaactgtcactgtcagcgtgtttactgttaaaattttgttttaaacctcttaaaatttagttcgaactcgtaaagtgacgtagtatGAACAATTGATTAAAcatataagattaaaataaggaacgattgattaaacaagtctagcatacattaaatgcaagaaatcacgcgcatgcgcagaaggctttgcgcctgtcgcagatatagtacctgcaaatagccaataattcgcggatatagtacctgcaaatagccacaatctTAATGTTTTTCGCAAATTTTGTCGGCtaataacataaaatttaaattattaatattttttgatttaaattactACAAAATATGACGCCCCAAAACTGATGCGCCCGGGGTATCAATAACCCATCCCCCACCCCCTTTTTACGCcattgcatacatatttatagctcTTCACCACAACAATGAAATGTTCTGGTGTTGCGGGTTATTTAATATGCATGAACAGAActtgattttttatgtaaatttcagGGTCATTCCAGTTACATTACACATGTAGATTGGTCTGCCGATGGACAGTATCTCAGAAGCAACTCCGGAGATTATGAATTACTTTATTGTAAGTTTTTTAATACtctattgtaatataataattttcattattttatatttgtatattatgtttttaactacatatatgaatgaaaCATTTTCAGGGAACCCTACAACTTGTCGTCAAATAACAAATACCTCAAGCTTGAGAGACGTTGAATGGGATTCCAACACTTGCACTCTATCGTTCCAAACCATCGGAATTTGGCCTGAAAATGCTGATGGTACTGATATCAACTCATGCGAGTCATCTCACGATAATCGATTAGTGGCTACGGGTGACGATTTTGGGAAAGTCAAACTATTTTCGTATCCCACCACTCAGCCAAAGGTGAGATTCacattaaatttgtaattaatgCTCTTCTAGAAGATTCTGACTA
This Arctopsyche grandis isolate Sample6627 chromosome 7, ASM5162203v2, whole genome shotgun sequence DNA region includes the following protein-coding sequences:
- the LOC143914592 gene encoding echinoderm microtubule-associated protein-like 2 isoform X1, which encodes MMKLNGISEKSAGNNHTGRLHVHYKSDDMDEMLEAEGGGLAARVGALERRSLEQGEQLLCLRSSLADALRRLSQLETSRNGTHTPNTPTRSTTPSQSKDLRIKQPAYRSPDSTSHVNRDSSRRTTVHGMPNNSALTQRRGVHYQSTGSLQSESPNSSSSLSPAPSPSPRATPQPQLSAHRLSRNNSTSSNQSNFGGGISPGSGNLTKRWSSTGDFNAPQGGIANNRFSTKSLLNLYSKPSQNGPTLKHGTHTCQYNDDDGTVRMFLRGRPIVLHAPSAVLDTYDLNKVAPPPHTKLKLDWVYGYRGKDCRSNLYLLPTGEMVYFVASVVVLFNVDEQCQRHYIGHTDDVKCLAIHPNKLVVATGQCAGHDRVDARPHIRIWNSVSLATLAVIGASEMERGVCCISFSRADGGTLLCAVDQGNEHNISVWDWQRGERGSKITETKCSVDTVVAAEFHPLDRNQIVTCGKNHIAFWTLDQGGTLYKRMGIFENRDKPKYVTCLAFSPDGDVISGDSNGNIIVWGRGTNTIIKFIRGVHEGSIFSICILKDGSALSGGGKDGRLIQLDGDLAPTGIECAIEGHFGGVRVLAEGRGSQVLVGTTKNCILQGDFSLTFSPVVLGHLDELWGLACHPNLAQFVTAGWDCLLQMWDALSHSTVWSKDIGDRAQSCAFSRDGSAVVVGCLTGKWMVFDSVTRELVAQNTDGAEPIQCIKFSPDGRLVAFGSRDNFIYIYQVDEDCRKYSRLGKCLGHSSYITHVDWSADGQYLRSNSGDYELLYWNPTTCRQITNTSSLRDVEWDSNTCTLSFQTIGIWPENADGTDINSCESSHDNRLVATGDDFGKVKLFSYPTTQPKSLCHQYGGHSSHVTSVSFLHDDTRLVSTGGMDTSVMQWSLE
- the LOC143914592 gene encoding echinoderm microtubule-associated protein-like 2 isoform X2, which gives rise to MMKLNGISEKSAGNNHTGRLHVHYKSDDMDEMLEAEGGGLAARVGALERRSLEQGEQLLCLRSSLADALRRLSQLETSRNGTHTPNTPTRSTTPSQSKDLRIKQPAYRSPDSTSHVNRDSSRRTTVHGMPNNSALTQRRGVHYQSTGSLQSESPNSSSSLSPAPSPSPRATPQPQLSAHRSRNNSTSSNQSNFGGGISPGSGNLTKRWSSTGDFNAPQGGIANNRFSTKSLLNLYSKPSQNGPTLKHGTHTCQYNDDDGTVRMFLRGRPIVLHAPSAVLDTYDLNKVAPPPHTKLKLDWVYGYRGKDCRSNLYLLPTGEMVYFVASVVVLFNVDEQCQRHYIGHTDDVKCLAIHPNKLVVATGQCAGHDRVDARPHIRIWNSVSLATLAVIGASEMERGVCCISFSRADGGTLLCAVDQGNEHNISVWDWQRGERGSKITETKCSVDTVVAAEFHPLDRNQIVTCGKNHIAFWTLDQGGTLYKRMGIFENRDKPKYVTCLAFSPDGDVISGDSNGNIIVWGRGTNTIIKFIRGVHEGSIFSICILKDGSALSGGGKDGRLIQLDGDLAPTGIECAIEGHFGGVRVLAEGRGSQVLVGTTKNCILQGDFSLTFSPVVLGHLDELWGLACHPNLAQFVTAGWDCLLQMWDALSHSTVWSKDIGDRAQSCAFSRDGSAVVVGCLTGKWMVFDSVTRELVAQNTDGAEPIQCIKFSPDGRLVAFGSRDNFIYIYQVDEDCRKYSRLGKCLGHSSYITHVDWSADGQYLRSNSGDYELLYWNPTTCRQITNTSSLRDVEWDSNTCTLSFQTIGIWPENADGTDINSCESSHDNRLVATGDDFGKVKLFSYPTTQPKSLCHQYGGHSSHVTSVSFLHDDTRLVSTGGMDTSVMQWSLE
- the LOC143914592 gene encoding echinoderm microtubule-associated protein-like 2 isoform X3 encodes the protein MLEAEGGGLAARVGALERRSLEQGEQLLCLRSSLADALRRLSQLETSRNGTHTPNTPTRSTTPSQSKDLRIKQPAYRSPDSTSHVNRDSSRRTTVHGMPNNSALTQRRGVHYQSTGSLQSESPNSSSSLSPAPSPSPRATPQPQLSAHRSRNNSTSSNQSNFGGGISPGSGNLTKRWSSTGDFNAPQGGIANNRFSTKSLLNLYSKPSQNGPTLKHGTHTCQYNDDDGTVRMFLRGRPIVLHAPSAVLDTYDLNKVAPPPHTKLKLDWVYGYRGKDCRSNLYLLPTGEMVYFVASVVVLFNVDEQCQRHYIGHTDDVKCLAIHPNKLVVATGQCAGHDRVDARPHIRIWNSVSLATLAVIGASEMERGVCCISFSRADGGTLLCAVDQGNEHNISVWDWQRGERGSKITETKCSVDTVVAAEFHPLDRNQIVTCGKNHIAFWTLDQGGTLYKRMGIFENRDKPKYVTCLAFSPDGDVISGDSNGNIIVWGRGTNTIIKFIRGVHEGSIFSICILKDGSALSGGGKDGRLIQLDGDLAPTGIECAIEGHFGGVRVLAEGRGSQVLVGTTKNCILQGDFSLTFSPVVLGHLDELWGLACHPNLAQFVTAGWDCLLQMWDALSHSTVWSKDIGDRAQSCAFSRDGSAVVVGCLTGKWMVFDSVTRELVAQNTDGAEPIQCIKFSPDGRLVAFGSRDNFIYIYQVDEDCRKYSRLGKCLGHSSYITHVDWSADGQYLRSNSGDYELLYWNPTTCRQITNTSSLRDVEWDSNTCTLSFQTIGIWPENADGTDINSCESSHDNRLVATGDDFGKVKLFSYPTTQPKSLCHQYGGHSSHVTSVSFLHDDTRLVSTGGMDTSVMQWSLE